The Theileria equi strain WA chromosome 2 map unlocalized gcontig_1105316255037, whole genome shotgun sequence genomic sequence AGATGCATGTGCATCCCGTGGTATCGcttttataaaatttaaGACTAGAAAGGCAGCAGAAGCTGCACttgaaaaggatggaacATCTTTAAACTATAGAAAGATCCAAGTAAAGTATGCAACTCAAGACTCATGGGAAGCTACTTTTGTTCGCTCCAGGGAACGCAGGAGCAGAAGCAGAGAATATCGTAGAAGTAGAAGCACAGATCGCAAAAGATACAGACGCTAATTTTTAGTAAATTTATAAGTACATGGTAGACAGATTTATCTCTCCAAAATGTGCAAAGGTTAAAGAGGGTGTAGTTTCTGTAACATGAAAGTTCGTAAGAGCCGAATAGCAGTACAAGCACCGCAATAATATAGAAATGTTAAGCTGTATACGATTTACCGCATAGAATTGTGTCTTTGTGGATCGACGGAATTGTGAATATCGGGGTGGTGTCAATCTAGAATTTTCGATAAAAAAGTAACTTTGACATTTCCGCGCTTTAAAACATATGGAAGTAAAAACTATGAGTGTAAGgatctttaaaatatttgcaTGCACAGATTTTATCGGATGAAAGACGTTGTAATGACTGTAGCTTTTCAGAGGGGGCACTGTACATTTTCGAGATTCCGTTCATGAAAATCTGGAATAAATGAGTAATAGGCATGGAAATGTTAATTAtgtacatttattcttAAAGAATGCATATAATGGCTGGTTATATGGCGATAAACTAAAATTGTGAGTTGTGACATCTCAGAAAGTCATGACCCAGTTCTGACAGTTAGATGCGTTTATaatgtataaattataTATTTGTTACTGTTAGACATTTATAAGCCTCATTCAGTCAGTTTATCAGTTTTATATAATGTTGTTTTGCAAAATTGTGAAAAGACGATAATTTGCGTTCCCATCATCTAAACCTCAGATTCCTCACAAAAGACTGTCTTACAGCATGTAAGCACAAGGATACATCTACATAAACTACAAAACAAATGGTTTATCGATTAAATGTCTGCTACTCATTCCCTACTGTCTTATTAATGTGCCCTACAGGTCCAGATTGAAAGACTTGAGATATGATTTATATAATCGTAACTCTTGTTAGCTATACATGAAAAACATTTTATTAGATCATAAAGATCCAGAATACTCCATAGTTGTCCACTAATTTGTGAACTatcattttataaaatttgcatgcagatgtTAACCTTTGTCGTGGATTCCAGATTTTTATTGCGTAGAAAGAAGAGTAGATACGACCAAAtgattaaaaatgtatagtTTTATCCATTTAATGTTCAGTCAATCGTCATAATAGACTCTTGTTTCGATAAGGCAATAAACAAGTTTGGACCTGGAACTCACGATAATAGGAATGCTAAACGTAAACTTTGGTATAAATACGAAAGTACCTTGTCCTtactctttaaaaatacgctaaaattttcaaaatactGGATGCAGATTATAAAATTTAGGGGGATAGCTTAGATGAATAAACCgagagaatggaaaagacaTGTACGAGTTACATTAACGCAGAATATTTGCATTATTCAGACGTAAATATAGCCAAAATTGTTGATGATCTGCAGACGTTTGCAGGTTATGAAGATTCCTGTGGTAATACCGTCATCGTGAAAAGAGAGGATAACCAGCCTACtgatggatataaaagGTATTTACACATTGTCCAAGGATATATATGTGATGTGAAATACAACAAAGATGTTCTACACGGACTAGAAGACGTAAAAAGTGCAAATTACACGATGGCAGATGTGCATTATTGGGAACATGATTATGGCAACCTACTGCCACTGCTGATTGGATTAACCACGGACCAAAAGAGCTACACATACTACAGCAAATACAACTACTTGTCAAATGCAGAACCATGGGTTGAGGATTGTAGCAGCCTCTATACCTCTGAAAATTTTGGGAAACTCCCAATAATTAGCAAGGCACTCGACGACATTGTTCTCTTGAATCTCAGCATAACTGCTGATTCATATGGAGTTAACGGGCAACCATCGTCACCCGTTAATCCAGATGTTAAGATAGAGGTTGCTGGACCAAACTTGTACCGCATATACAATGAATACAGGCACGCCCCTAAAGGTCTCATGTCGCTTTTATCCACCGTACACAATGAAACAAACATCCCGTTTGCAAATATCCAACATTACAACAAAGTGAGTAGCGCAtcagtctactactggagtGAAGATAGGGATCATGAAAATCCACTAATTCTTGTTAGCACATCCCGTGATGACATTTCCTACTATTATGCATACAATAACAACCGATGGGAATACGTTGAGCATAAATCAGAAGTTAAACACTTTAATGGCGATCTAGATAGACAAAATTGCGTATACAATAAAGCCCATAGAGTCGATATTTCACTCTCCAGCGAGTACTCCTGCATGTCTTGCAATAGACAAAAGATCAACGTTAAGGAAGATGTCATAGAGATTGAAACTGGCAAATTTACGAGGTTTAAACACTTTAtaaaagatgatgaaaagttATCCGTCGCCTACTTTACTTTTAATTTTGGCGACATCCAACAGGGTCTCCCATCTCTAAGGGATGTAGAGCACGTCTTTGTCTATAAATATCCAAAGGACGGGGAAATTTTGCTCGTAGAAGTTCCGTATGAAGGGTATAGCAAGTGGTACAAGAAAAGCCTGgataaagaaaatgaatGGGAAGTAGAGGCTGATCTCGATGACAATTCCAAGGCTGAgcaaattttaaaagtaTTAAAAGGACCAAACGCGGATATATCCGCTCCGGAAGAAGGagataaaaacaaaattatacaaaCAAGGACAAATTTTCATGCAGATGACCATCCGAAAAGGCACATAGATTTCGTTACTCCCGCAATAGTCGCTGCTTTAACCCTTATTGCCGTATGCTTTGAGAGTTATAATTACGTCTACAACCAAAAAAGAAGTTGCATTCACAGCCTAGCCCGAATGTTGTGATGATTTTAGAGTGTTTTGTGTCAAGTCTATGGAACTAGTAGATTAATTTACTAGTAGGCACATAAATGCCAACAttttcaagaatggagtttaTTCACGTTTACAATTTACCTCTTGAAGACGAGGGGAACACATTTTCATGCACAGGTAAAATGTcaaactgcatttaaaaAGCTTATTTGCACAAGCTTTAACAAGAGACAAAGTCTCAAAACTAAAGTTACATTGTTGAAATTAAACATTTGTCCAAACTCAGTGAGTCTATGGTCATGTGTTCTCTCTGCATGATTTACTTATTCCTGCGTATACACCAACACgaatctccattcttttcataGTATTGCATTCTAAATCTCCCATCATTTCTTACTTTAACTATTTGAATCAATGTTACATCTCCTTCAGTATAGGTTCTTACAAAAACAATTCTTTTACTATTTTCGCCATTCAAAGATTTCCAAATGTTTTTATCACCATCTATGAGTTCATTGGCGTTGCAACCATAACTAGGAGCAAAGATGGTGGTTTTTacttctccaaactttcCCTCTGTGTATCTCAAGTTTGAATTATCCTTCCTTGAAATGTCAATGGAAAGTGTGGGTTGTCTATTCGGAGTTGAGTCATCTGGAAACTCTCCGTACCTTTTCGTTGAATCTGCTATCCGTTTACTGTTGGACTCTTTGAGGAGTGTGAGTGTTGTCAAGTTATCAGAATAACTTGCTATTGCCAGGTGTATCATTGTAGATTTACCATAATGAAAGTGAATGATTAAAAATTCAACATTCTTTTGATCTTCCCAGATATGTTCTGTCCCATTGATAACCCTTTTAGTGTATTTAGTTGCAGACTTTACAAACAACTTTACTGTTTTACCAGGCACAGAAATGTCAATCACCGTCCAATAATCGCAGGGATCCGCAAGATTTAGTGTGTTTTCATCAGAAAATGCTGTGGACGATTTTCCACTTGGTGTTTGTTCAGGTTTTTCAGTTGACCGGACAAGTCCATTACGGGTGTACTGAAAAGTTTGACTATAGGTTTGATCTGAACAATCATTTACTTTAGAAGGCtctttttcattctttgcaTCCTCAACTTTTTTGATCGCTAAATTTGAAAGGTACTCTCCGGGTGGAGAATTTGTAGTTGGAGAGGTTTGTTTGGAATCGTTGCCCCGAGTCTCCCTTTAAAAGATTGTAATAAAGTAGCTGAAATAATGACCTCTCTCATCAGATGTTCTCTGACTTGTATAATCTGGAATTTGTTATCCATTGCCATCCTTAATAGTGCCGGAAAGGTCACATAAAGAGGAACCACAAATCCTAAATAACGCGATAATGTAGATGGTCGCTACAAAATCCATACTCTACATAATTCACAAATGTGTACCTGGATTGGAATAGTGCATTATAAACTCACTAATGCATGGGGTTAAGAGGAAGAGTTATTCCTAGGTCTATATCTGCTCCTAGTCTTTACTCCATGCTGTGTttgtagagaataaaatgaGATCATTCCGTGGAGCCTACATGGTCAAAACTGGGACAGTCTACACTGCTATAATAAAGCtcatcatggtatctatagacTGTTAGTGGCATGAATGACTTTTAACCTCTCGCGGATGATCGCATAATCTCGCATTCTATCCTCCTTTTAGTTTCCACCGATCATCTTCCAGAGTATGCATAATATATACCAGAAAAACcttaaaaattaaaaagtGGCTGCCTATAGTGGCAGattaaactgcattaaaatgtcTCAGTGTGTAGACTTGATCGAACATAACAATAGGACCTGTTCAGGATTAATCAGTGAATACCTGATACATTAGTTGGAAGCTGCAATTGTAGCTAATTTTTTGTTGAAGTCCTCCTTACTGTTTATAGAATTCCACTTATTGTCATCTCTATAATAGTACTTTGGTTCCGGCTTAGCAGAAGAGTCTAGAAGAAGTATGTACAGAAGAAATGGATCATCACCATTGAAGTAAACTACAGCAAAAGCAACCCTTTCCTTTACCTTTTTAATTACCACTTCTTCAGCATATTTAACAGAGGTTGCAACAAAGTTAGCCCTTGGAACAAAGAGCGTCATTGGAAATACGGAATCTCTCATATCAACTACCTGTACATTATCATACTTCTGTGAACCCAGGTCCAACTCAAAGTTTACAGGGTTTCCAGATGTTCTAAGAGGGGCCAAACTTTTCTTAGGATCCTTACATTCCTTCCATCCACTCTCTTTTGTGTAATATATCTCTTCTTGTCCAGTAGGGTTAACCCTAATCACATGTAAAATGTCAGGATCCTTTCCACTAAGGTATGTTATTGCAAAGGCACAAATTTCAGAAGCGATAGCAGCTCCCCAAATCATATTGTCTCCTATTGTAAATCTGTTTATGCAAGTTCCAGTTGGTGGAATGAGTAGCTTTGCTGGTATGCTACCCACAAATGAGTCCAAAACTTGGCATCCTGGATCAGGTGATAATATATCATAACTCTGGTAGTTATTGCCAAGCTCCCTAGTTTTCATACTTGCTACCAGTTTAAAATATGTTTCCTCGTCCAGGGAGTGAAGCATGTCACCTTTTTTTATACGAAAATGCACAGCAGCAGACTTATTATCTGAATTATTTGAAACAACTATGAACATCAGGGAAATACTCGAGCTGTAGCGAGTTACATAAGCAACATTAACCCTTTCACACTTACTCTGGTTAGATTCATAAAGTTGTACATCACCATAAGTAACTCTGGTTGTGTAGAATCCTGGTTTTGGAATAAATAGCACTGTAGACATTCCAAAGAGACTGAGTTTAACAACGTCACATTCCTCTGTATTTTCTACATCCATGACATCCAAGACGAATCCATTAACAGAATTCCTGGTTGTAGCGAAATTTTTAAGTTCCTTGTCGTAGGAGATCTtaacattcttccatttcttTTTCCCAAATCTGTTTTTATATATTCGTGAATAAGCAACAACTTCAGAACAAGATTCCGCAGTTGCATGAATCATAACAGGTtttttatccttatcaTAGTGTATCTTTAGAAGAGTGCATTCTTTATCTTCGTCTGCCTTCCATACACTGGTAGAACCGCACTTTACCTCCTTTAATCCCCAAAACGGAACGCATAAAAGTGTCTCAACATCATCCATAACGCATTTGAATGTTTTACAGAGCGAGTTATCAGGATTTTCTATATCAATAACTCCTGAAGATCCCTTATCCTGTTTACCTGAATTCTTCTTTTTACTGTTTTTGTTCACTGGTGCAGCTGGTTTTGACGATAACATTCCCTCATACTTTGTTCTAAAATCTTCTATCTTCAGTTCAGTAGAACCGTTATTGCCCTTTTCAAAGAACATGTGGATCAATCTACCGGAACTTTGAATGTATAGATGAGCGAGGAAGGAACAGCCCTGTTTCTGATATGCATAGGCACGCAATAACTTCTCACCGTGACGTGCAGTCCAAAGATTAGCTGAACCAAAGCTTACAGAGAGAATCTTTGTGGCTCCATTAGGATGGTACATATAGTGTGTTATGTCTTGATCCGCTAACTTGTCCACAATTACCTTTTTTGGATCTGCTTTAGCCAAATCAAGGTCAGAGTTATTAGATCCAGCAGAATTATCTTGGACTGTGCCAGGTGTATTCGTAGCAACAGGAGTGAGTTGGCCATTCCTGGTAGGTGCCTCTACTTTGTTTGTATGTGGACTTGGTGGACCCGGTATGCCAGGAGTAGTTGTGACTGCCGCCTGTTTTGGTGCTTCCTGAACAGGGTTACCAGGTGGCTGCTGAGTTACAGGATGATTCTTTGCTTCTGTCTGAACTGGAGCTTGAGGTCCTCCAGGAGTATTAGGTTGCGCAGCTTTAGGAAGAGCAGGAGCTCCTGTTGCTTGCCGACTACCTTGTTGAGTTAAAACCTTAGTGTCAGAGTTAGGACCCAACTTAGTCCTATCCAGACTTCCTGTAGAACCTAATGATGGAGTTCCTACCGGTTTAGGGAGTGTCTGAAGATTTAATTGTCCACCCGGGAGTCCATTGTTCCCAGTATTCTGATGAGAGAGTAGTCCTGGTTGACTTGGCAAAGGTGTTTGTACAACTGCAGACTTTTGAACGTTAGAAGTAGGTAAAGTTCCCTGAGCTGACAAAAGTTTTGTTCCGTTGTTACCCAATTGTGAAGATAATTGAGAACCCTGGAGTCCAGTTGCAGGTGGAGTAGTTGGAGCTCCCTGACCAAGGGAGGATTTAGTATCCTTTGTAGTACTCGTTAAACCTATAGCAGAAGACTGAGATCCAAGAGAAGGACCTGATGAAGCAGGTTTAGGAGCTACTGGATTTGATCCTCCAGATGCATTAGTCAGAGAAATAGTACCTCCAACGGTAGCCTTAGTAGAGGGAACCTGAGGGACCTGTGGAGTTGATGTAGCCGTCTGATTTGGTTGTTCAACAGGTTTTTGAGCAGGTCGAGAAGTTTGTTGTCCACTTGCCTGTGGTAACTTCTGAGGAGCCTGTGCATTAGGTTGAGAAGTTGGTTTAATTTGCccatttgtatttattGGACTCTGAGTAGTAGTTTGTTTAGCTTGGACTTCTTTGGAAGATTGAGCAGCTGAAGTTGCTGGCTttgccttggcttgttcAACGGGTTTTTGATTCTGTGGAATAGCTGCAGATTTTGGTACCTCTTGGACAACTTTAGCAGCTGGTTCTTGTGGAGATTGCTGCCGTACAACTCCTTGTGACGTGGGCTGAACTGGTTTAGGAGTATGTTGAACAGCTGGTTGTGTATTCGCCTGCGGTAACTTCTTGGATTCGGTCTGTGCTGGACCTTGAAGTTGTCCCTCGGCGGCTGAAGCATCTCTCAGTTTAGCAGCTTGAACTTGAGGTGGTCGAGCAGACGTAGAGAGATTCTGCTGACAAACAGTCGGTCTAGTCTGTCCATTTGTCTTTAGTTGGCCCCGAGGAGAAGCCTGTGTGCCTGATGTGCGATTAGCAGCTGCTTGACCCTGAGGGTTTGAAGCTTTACCACCTACACAGCTGGATAGTAAAACTACGCAGATCGTGCATAGAGTTACAAGAAGCCTCATTCTCCTGTGCAAAGGTGGTGATAATGGCCGATGAATGGGAGACGGTGCCAAGAAGATCTGGGGTGTAACAGGAAGACTCCAGATGGGCATTTAAAACTTTCCCTAATGCATTCTCTATATTAAAAATGGCCTAGTACAAGAGTAAATTTCGCTATGTGTTATACCTTTTTACACTGTCACTTTTGTCATCATTTATGTCCACAGTAGGTGCCGGAATGTTCTTCTTCATGCCAATAATGATGATTCTCGATAACTGTGTTGGCTATCTAGTGGTAACTTTGGCTCACTAAATGCTTTTATGCAGTGAAACTTGTGAGTTAGGGGGATAAAAGTCAGAAAGAGTGATCTAGGCACTCGTTCCTCCGACCCACACTGCGGGTCTGTAACCTTCCATTCCCATCGGACAAGCTCCATTAATGACTTTGTTTTAAAAGTAGAAGGTGTGCTGTGATGAAGTAGCAAAGGGTTTGTATCTACTCCTTTAGCTCACTGGTCTTCCAGCCATTAATAGTATGCTATGGATAGTAACAGGAATGGCATTAGTAGGACCAACAATAGTAACTTTTGGGTCTTTATTTGGAGCTCCTTTACTAGATTTACCAGGAGAAACAGTATATACAGTATTA encodes the following:
- a CDS encoding hypothetical protein (encoded by transcript BEWA_036930A); its protein translation is MEKTCTSYINAEYLHYSDVNIAKIVDDLQTFAGYEDSCGNTVIVKREDNQPTDGYKRYLHIVQGYICDVKYNKDVLHGLEDVKSANYTMADVHYWEHDYGNLLPLLIGLTTDQKSYTYYSKYNYLSNAEPWVEDCSSLYTSENFGKLPIISKALDDIVLLNLSITADSYGVNGQPSSPVNPDVKIEVAGPNLYRIYNEYRHAPKGLMSLLSTVHNETNIPFANIQHYNKVSSASVYYWSEDRDHENPLILVSTSRDDISYYYAYNNNRWEYVEHKSEVKHFNGDLDRQNCVYNKAHRVDISLSSEYSCMSCNRQKINVKEDVIEIETGKFTRFKHFIKDDEKLSVAYFTFNFGDIQQGLPSLRDVEHVFVYKYPKDGEILLVEVPYEGYSKWYKKSLDKENEWEVEADLDDNSKAEQILKVLKGPNADISAPEEGDKNKIIQTRTNFHADDHPKRHIDFVTPAIVAALTLIAVCFESYNYVYNQKRSCIHSLARML
- a CDS encoding hypothetical protein (encoded by transcript BEWA_036940A), translating into MIHLAIASYSDNLTTLTLLKESNSKRIADSTKRYGEFPDDSTPNRQPTLSIDISRKDNSNLRYTEGKFGEVKTTIFAPSYGCNANELIDGDKNIWKSLNGENSKRIVFVRTYTEGDVTLIQIVKVRNDGRFRMQYYEKNGDSCWCIRRNK
- a CDS encoding hypothetical protein (encoded by transcript BEWA_036950A) encodes the protein MRLLVTLCTICVVLLSSCVGGKASNPQGQAAANRTSGTQASPRGQLKTNGQTRPTVCQQNLSTSARPPQVQAAKLRDASAAEGQLQGPAQTESKKLPQANTQPAVQHTPKPVQPTSQGVVRQQSPQEPAAKVVQEVPKSAAIPQNQKPVEQAKAKPATSAAQSSKEVQAKQTTTQSPINTNGQIKPTSQPNAQAPQKLPQASGQQTSRPAQKPVEQPNQTATSTPQVPQVPSTKATVGGTISLTNASGGSNPVAPKPASSGPSLGSQSSAIGLTSTTKDTKSSLGQGAPTTPPATGLQGSQLSSQLGNNGTKLLSAQGTLPTSNVQKSAVVQTPLPSQPGLLSHQNTGNNGLPGGQLNLQTLPKPVGTPSLGSTGSLDRTKLGPNSDTKVLTQQGSRQATGAPALPKAAQPNTPGGPQAPVQTEAKNHPVTQQPPGNPVQEAPKQAAVTTTPGIPGPPSPHTNKVEAPTRNGQLTPVATNTPGTVQDNSAGSNNSDLDLAKADPKKVIVDKLADQDITHYMYHPNGATKILSVSFGSANLWTARHGEKLLRAYAYQKQGCSFLAHLYIQSSGRLIHMFFEKGNNGSTELKIEDFRTKYEGMLSSKPAAPVNKNSKKKNSGKQDKGSSGVIDIENPDNSLCKTFKCVMDDVETLLCVPFWGLKEVKCGSTSVWKADEDKECTLLKIHYDKDKKPVMIHATAESCSEVVAYSRIYKNRFGKKKWKNVKISYDKELKNFATTRNSVNGFVLDVMDVENTEECDVVKLSLFGMSTVLFIPKPGFYTTRVTYGDVQLYESNQSKCERVNVAYVTRYSSSISLMFIVVSNNSDNKSAAVHFRIKKGDMLHSLDEETYFKLVASMKTRELGNNYQSYDILSPDPGCQVLDSFVGSIPAKLLIPPTGTCINRFTIGDNMIWGAAIASEICAFAITYLSGKDPDILHVIRVNPTGQEEIYYTKESGWKECKDPKKSLAPLRTSGNPVNFELDLGSQKYDNVQVVDMRDSVFPMTLFVPRANFVATSVKYAEEVVIKKVKERVAFAVVYFNGDDPFLLYILLLDSSAKPEPKYYYRDDNKWNSINSKEDFNKKLATIAASN